The genomic region CGCCAGATCGGCTGGATGCTTTGGTCTGGGCGCTGCACGACTTGATCATTCAGCCCGCATCGCTGGTGCTGAGGCCTCGGCTGCGGGCGCTGTAACCTTGACCGTCTGCTGCATTGGCAGGCGGTCAATTTGAGTATTTTCAGCAAAAAGAAGCCTGGGCGGCGGTGGGTGTTGCGCAGGGAGCGGGCGGGCTGCACCGGGAATCTTCAGGCGCTTGCGGGATAAGGGGTCACAGCAAGGGGGCAACAGTGTCCCAGAGGCGAAAATGAGGAATGGTCATGGTCTTTGACGTGTTGCGGCGCAAACAACCCCCTATCGAGCAGAAGGCCAGCGCCGTTGCTCGCGTGGTGTCCTGGCAAGCTGCGGGGCGGGCGGCCTGGAGCCCGCGCGACAGTCAATCACTGATCCGCAGCGGATTCATCGGAAATCCGGTTGGCTTTCGTTGCGTCAAACTGATCGCCGAGGCCGCCGCGGCGCTGCCGCTGGTGTTGCAGGATCAGGTGCAACGTTTTGAGCAGCATCCACTGCTGGGGCTGCTGGCGCGACCGAATATGGCGCAGGGTCGGGCGGAACTGCTTGAGGCGCTGTTTGGCCAATTGCTGCTGACCGGCAATGCCTATGTCGAGGCGGTGGCGGGTGACCAGGGGCTGCCGCTGGAGCTGCATGTTCTGCGTTCGGAGCGCATGTCTGTGGTGCCTGGGACCGATGGCTGGCCGCTGGGCTATGACTATAAGGTGGCGGGTCGCAAGCATCACTTTGCGGCGGTCACTGGCCGCGTTGCGATATGTCATATCAAGAGTTTTCACCCGCAGGATGATCATTATGGCCTGTCGCCGCTACAGGCGGCGGCGATGGCTGTGGATGTGCATAATAGCGCCTCGCGCTGGTCCAAGGCGTTGCTGGACAATGCTGCGCGCCCCTCAGGGGCACTGGTCTGGAAGGGCAGCGACGGCCAGGGGGTGATGGGGGACGATCAGTTCCGCCGGTTGAGCGATGAGATAGAAGCGAATTTTCAGGGCGCGCGCAATGCTGGCCGGCCGATGGTGCTGGAAGGTGGCCTGGACTGGAAACCGATGGGGTTTTCGCCCAGTGATATGGAGTTTCAGCAGACCAAGGAGGCGGCGCGTGAAATCGCCCTGGCATTTGGGGTGCCACCGATGCTGTTGGGCATCCAGGGAGATGCCACCTACGCCAACTACCAGGAGGCCAATCGCGCCTTTTACCGGCTCACCGTGGTGCCGCTGGTTGCCCGCGTGGCGGCGGCGCTGATGGACTGGCTGTCGGGATTTGACGGCGCGATGCTGACGCTGAAGCCGGATCTGGATCAGGTGGCCGCGCTGTCGACTGAGCGCGATGCGCAATGGGCGCGGGTGGCCAAGGCTGAGTTCCTGAGCCGCAGTGAAAAGCGCAGCCTGTTGGGGTTGCCGCCCGAGGATGGAGGGCCGGGCGATGGGTGATGGATTTCCGCCTGCCTTTGACTGCGCCCCCGGGTTGCGTCTGGCGGCGCATGAGCGGCTGATGCAGCTGCAACAGGAGCATCTGAACCGGCGGCTGGACCGGTTGGAACAGATGATGGAGCGCTTGGATCGGCGTTTGTGGTTCACCGTCTACGGCGTTGTCGCGGTCATTCTGGGGCAAACAGTTCGGTCGTTGATGTTGTTTCAATAGTTTTTATTAACATCATGTTAGAGGAGGTTTCTCATGCAAATTGAAACCCATCTGGAACATAAATTCATGGCCACTAAATCGGGGTTGAGCCTGACCGAGGGCCAGGTGATCGAAGGCTATGCCAGCCGGTTTGGCGAGGTCGATCAATGTGGCGATGTGGTGCTGCCGGGGGCCTATGCCGCCTCGCTGGCGGCGCTGGCGGCGCGGGGCAGCAAGGTCAAGATGCTGTGGCAACATGA from Parasedimentitalea psychrophila harbors:
- a CDS encoding phage portal protein, giving the protein MVFDVLRRKQPPIEQKASAVARVVSWQAAGRAAWSPRDSQSLIRSGFIGNPVGFRCVKLIAEAAAALPLVLQDQVQRFEQHPLLGLLARPNMAQGRAELLEALFGQLLLTGNAYVEAVAGDQGLPLELHVLRSERMSVVPGTDGWPLGYDYKVAGRKHHFAAVTGRVAICHIKSFHPQDDHYGLSPLQAAAMAVDVHNSASRWSKALLDNAARPSGALVWKGSDGQGVMGDDQFRRLSDEIEANFQGARNAGRPMVLEGGLDWKPMGFSPSDMEFQQTKEAAREIALAFGVPPMLLGIQGDATYANYQEANRAFYRLTVVPLVARVAAALMDWLSGFDGAMLTLKPDLDQVAALSTERDAQWARVAKAEFLSRSEKRSLLGLPPEDGGPGDG
- a CDS encoding GTA head formation protein, RCAP_rcc01685 family produces the protein MGDGFPPAFDCAPGLRLAAHERLMQLQQEHLNRRLDRLEQMMERLDRRLWFTVYGVVAVILGQTVRSLMLFQ